Proteins encoded by one window of Streptomyces clavuligerus:
- a CDS encoding DUF4233 domain-containing protein — protein MRTLCASTLIGEFFVIGFAGLVAMKDPDLTMGTVWTVCGVAMVLSVLLCGTLSRPGGVQLGWVLQIGLVLSGFVVPVMFFLGACFAGLWWASVHYGGKIDAAKARWAEQQAADQGAEQAAG, from the coding sequence ATGCGCACGCTCTGCGCCTCCACGCTGATCGGTGAGTTCTTCGTGATCGGCTTCGCCGGTCTGGTCGCGATGAAGGACCCGGACCTGACCATGGGCACGGTCTGGACGGTCTGCGGGGTCGCCATGGTCCTGTCGGTCCTGCTGTGCGGGACGCTCTCCCGGCCGGGCGGGGTCCAGCTCGGCTGGGTGCTCCAGATCGGCCTGGTCCTGAGCGGTTTCGTGGTCCCGGTGATGTTCTTCCTCGGCGCCTGCTTCGCCGGTCTGTGGTGGGCCTCCGTCCACTACGGCGGCAAGATCGACGCGGCGAAGGCCCGCTGGGCGGAGCAGCAGGCCGCCGATCAGGGCGCGGAGCAGGCAGCGGGATAG
- the ndk gene encoding nucleoside-diphosphate kinase, translating to MTQRTLVLLKPDAVRRGLIGEIIGRIEAKAGWTIAALELRTLGLETLEQHYGEHRGKPFYEPLMAFMSSGPVVALVVEGERVIEGVRQLAGPTDPIAAAPGSVRGDFGTIVRENLIHASDSEESAIRELKIFFPGLS from the coding sequence ATGACCCAGCGCACCCTCGTCCTGCTCAAGCCCGACGCCGTCCGGCGCGGGCTGATCGGCGAGATCATCGGCCGCATCGAGGCCAAGGCCGGCTGGACCATCGCCGCTCTGGAGCTGCGGACTCTCGGTCTTGAGACCCTGGAGCAGCACTACGGGGAGCACCGGGGCAAGCCCTTCTACGAGCCGCTGATGGCCTTCATGTCCTCCGGCCCGGTGGTCGCGCTGGTCGTCGAGGGCGAGCGGGTCATCGAGGGCGTCCGGCAGCTCGCCGGGCCGACCGACCCCATCGCCGCCGCCCCCGGCTCCGTCCGTGGCGACTTCGGCACCATCGTCCGGGAGAACCTGATCCACGCCTCGGACTCGGAGGAGTCCGCCATTCGGGAACTGAAGATTTTCTTTCCGGGACTCTCCTGA
- a CDS encoding rod shape-determining protein, whose product MSFIGRDMAVDLGTANTLVYVRGRGIVLNEPSVVAINTNTGGILAVGSEAKKMIGRTPGNIVAVRPLKDGVIADFEITERMLRYFILKIHKRRYLARPRVVVCVPSGITGVERRAVIEASTQAGARQVHIIEEPMAAAIGSGLPVHEATGNMVVDIGGGTTEVAVISLGGIVTAQSIRVAGDELDNAIIQHIKKEYSLLLGERTAEQIKITIGSAYDLDQDEHTEIRGRDLVSGLPKTVVISAAEVRKAIEEPVNSIVDAVKTTLDKCPPELSGDVMDRGIVLTGGGALLRGLDERLRRETGMPIHIAEDPLDSVALGSGKCVEEFEALQQVLDAQPRR is encoded by the coding sequence ATGTCGTTCATCGGCCGTGATATGGCTGTCGACCTCGGGACCGCCAACACGCTGGTGTACGTCAGGGGCCGCGGGATCGTTCTCAACGAGCCGTCCGTCGTCGCCATCAACACCAACACCGGCGGCATCCTGGCCGTCGGCTCCGAGGCGAAGAAGATGATCGGCCGGACCCCGGGCAACATCGTGGCCGTCCGGCCCCTGAAGGACGGCGTCATCGCCGACTTCGAGATCACCGAGCGGATGCTGCGCTACTTCATCCTCAAGATCCACAAGCGGCGCTATCTGGCCCGGCCGCGGGTCGTCGTCTGTGTGCCCTCGGGGATCACCGGAGTGGAGCGCCGCGCGGTCATCGAGGCGTCGACCCAGGCCGGAGCCCGTCAGGTGCACATCATCGAGGAGCCGATGGCCGCGGCGATCGGCTCCGGTCTCCCCGTCCACGAGGCCACCGGCAACATGGTCGTGGACATCGGCGGCGGCACCACCGAGGTCGCCGTGATCTCGCTCGGCGGGATCGTCACCGCGCAGTCCATCCGGGTCGCCGGGGACGAGCTGGACAACGCCATCATCCAGCACATCAAGAAGGAGTACTCCCTTCTTCTCGGCGAGCGGACCGCCGAGCAAATCAAGATCACCATTGGTTCGGCCTATGACCTGGACCAGGACGAGCACACCGAGATCCGCGGCCGTGACCTGGTCTCCGGACTGCCCAAGACCGTGGTCATCTCGGCGGCCGAGGTCCGCAAGGCCATCGAGGAGCCCGTCAATTCGATCGTCGACGCCGTCAAGACCACCCTCGACAAGTGCCCGCCGGAGCTGTCCGGCGATGTGATGGACCGGGGCATCGTCCTCACCGGCGGCGGCGCGCTGCTGCGCGGGCTGGACGAGCGGCTGCGCCGGGAGACCGGAATGCCGATCCATATCGCCGAGGACCCGCTGGACTCGGTGGCCCTCGGCTCGGGCAAGTGCGTGGAGGAGTTCGAGGCGCTCCAGCAGGTGCTGGACGCCCAGCCGCGCCGCTGA
- the mreC gene encoding rod shape-determining protein MreC, which produces MRDTRESRLLLVLLIAIAFALITVDIRGGQDSPLDGARQAAATVFGPVQNGVATAVDPVGNAIAAVRDSGERHDRVRTLERENAELRTRLGSDDRNRSRARELDRILRTAGAGQYGIKAAEVVAIGAAQGFSWTVTIDIGSRDGVKRDMTVLNGDGLVGRITTVGPHTATVLLAIDPDFAVGTRLEKSDELGFANGQGDRPLSVQLLNGKHKVKKGDRLVTFGSQADRPFVPGVPIGEVVRVDPSRGDLTRTIYVEPYAGFSKLDVVGVVVQAPRTDPRDVVLPPKPEKPRPAPTVTVTVTPGATGGPDGAEGTDGTDGATETDGTDSTDGTDGTDVQGDRRPLDSPAPRLSPDPRGSASPRSDDQNTQQQH; this is translated from the coding sequence GTGAGGGACACACGAGAGAGCCGTCTGCTCCTGGTGCTGCTGATCGCCATCGCGTTCGCACTGATCACGGTGGACATCCGCGGCGGACAGGACTCACCGCTCGACGGCGCCCGGCAGGCCGCCGCCACGGTCTTCGGACCGGTGCAGAACGGGGTCGCCACGGCCGTCGACCCGGTCGGCAACGCCATCGCCGCCGTCCGCGACTCGGGCGAGCGCCACGACCGTGTCCGCACCCTGGAACGGGAGAACGCCGAGCTGCGGACCAGACTCGGCAGCGACGACCGCAACCGCAGCCGCGCCCGCGAGCTGGACCGCATCCTGCGGACCGCGGGGGCCGGCCAGTACGGCATCAAGGCGGCCGAGGTCGTCGCCATAGGAGCGGCCCAGGGCTTCTCCTGGACCGTCACCATCGACATCGGCTCCCGCGACGGCGTCAAGCGGGACATGACCGTGCTCAACGGGGACGGACTGGTCGGCCGGATCACCACCGTCGGCCCGCACACCGCGACCGTGCTGCTCGCCATCGACCCCGACTTCGCCGTCGGCACCCGGCTGGAGAAGAGCGACGAGCTGGGCTTCGCCAACGGCCAGGGCGACCGCCCGCTCTCCGTGCAGCTCCTCAACGGCAAGCACAAGGTGAAGAAGGGCGACCGGCTCGTCACCTTCGGCTCCCAGGCCGACCGGCCCTTCGTCCCCGGCGTCCCGATCGGCGAGGTCGTCCGGGTCGACCCCTCCCGCGGCGATCTGACCCGGACCATCTACGTGGAGCCGTACGCCGGTTTCAGCAAACTCGACGTCGTCGGTGTGGTGGTGCAGGCGCCGCGGACCGACCCCCGGGACGTCGTACTGCCGCCGAAGCCCGAGAAGCCCCGGCCCGCGCCGACGGTCACGGTGACCGTCACCCCGGGCGCGACCGGCGGGCCCGACGGGGCCGAGGGCACGGACGGGACCGACGGAGCCACGGAGACCGACGGCACCGATAGCACCGACGGCACCGACGGCACCGATGTCCAGGGCGACCGCCGCCCACTGGACTCCCCGGCGCCCCGCCTCTCCCCGGACCCGCGGGGCAGCGCGTCCCCCCGGAGCGACGACCAGAACACCCAGCAGCAGCACTAG
- the mreD gene encoding rod shape-determining protein MreD — translation MRFNRMLLSATLAVVALVLQVSVLARLQLPGAVPDLVLLTVLGLALVYGHVTGALVGFGAGLLSDLAPPADHAVGRYALVLCVIGYLAGLARPESGRLKSATVPMLVVVAAAIGSTLLYALVGTLVGDTAPGGVGSLLLTAVIYDLLLAPFTVPLIMALARRADSDPLTEDRGASGDVSSGWLASGTGLRIGSQRGGMRMRSARGRVSRAGRLRGAKRL, via the coding sequence ATGCGCTTCAACCGGATGCTTCTCTCCGCCACCCTCGCCGTGGTCGCGCTCGTCCTCCAGGTCTCCGTCCTCGCCCGCCTCCAGCTCCCCGGAGCCGTCCCCGATCTGGTGCTGCTCACCGTCCTCGGGCTGGCGCTCGTCTACGGCCATGTCACCGGCGCCCTCGTCGGCTTCGGCGCGGGACTCCTCTCCGACCTCGCGCCCCCCGCCGACCACGCGGTGGGCCGCTACGCCCTGGTCCTCTGCGTCATCGGCTATCTCGCCGGTCTCGCCCGCCCCGAGAGCGGACGGCTGAAGTCCGCCACCGTCCCCATGCTGGTGGTCGTCGCGGCGGCCATCGGCTCCACCCTGCTGTACGCGCTGGTCGGGACCCTGGTCGGGGACACCGCCCCCGGCGGCGTCGGCTCGCTGCTCCTCACCGCCGTCATCTACGACCTGCTGCTCGCGCCCTTCACCGTTCCCCTCATCATGGCGCTGGCCCGGCGGGCCGACAGCGATCCGCTCACCGAGGACCGCGGCGCGTCCGGCGACGTCTCCTCCGGCTGGCTCGCCTCCGGCACCGGGCTGCGCATCGGCAGCCAGCGCGGCGGTATGCGGATGAGGTCCGCCCGCGGCCGGGTCTCCCGCGCCGGACGCCTCAGGGGAGCCAAGCGACTGTGA
- the mrdA gene encoding penicillin-binding protein 2 has product MSAIPETGRTPRVQIRLVVLQVLIFSLFLTLGGRLWYLQVRNGDDYSDQAKNNGVQRVVQPAVRGSILDARGVALADNETRLVVSASRTRLMKMGDGGRVVLGRLADVLGMKAQEVRDKVRLCDAKTPKPCWNGSPYQPIPVTDDATTQQALQIRERAEDFPGITAEPAAVRRYTAPGKARTAQVLGYLSPVTDLEIEEAKETESPFLRSDQVGRSGLERTYDKALRGKAGITRYEVDNLGRVIGEAEHDQAVAGAHLVTSIDARVQAVAEYELDAAMKAARKEIDKNVTGVNYKADAGAVVVLESRTGRVVAMASLPTYDPNVWVGGISGGDYQRLTDKKSNYPLINRAIQSGAAPGSIFKVVSSTAAVNAGYPFDGNYPCPSSLSFGGREFKNFESRGYGSISLGRALEVSCDTVYYGLAHREWLKDGGIKPKKNPGDWFYRTAHQFGLGERTGIDLPNEIRGRVPDRQWKQSYWEQMKESWCREGKKGGDYVEQIAYENCLEGNRMRAGDAVNYSIGQGDILVTPVQMATIYAAISNGGTLHDPTVGKAVVSADGRTVEEIKPRPHGRLPMDPATAKKIDKALAGVATVGSAAWRFGGWPHDRIPMHAKTGTAEVYGKQTTSWFATYTRDYTIVMTISQGGTGSGASGPAVRKIYEALYGLDEKGNQDLGRALLPVPQKTLPKIQPDGSIDAPEVRPYQPPKPPAEGEDGQPAGTTRPGTTRPGASPPVVSPPAVRPPATAPPRTTPPDTRRQPGTTQRNQLAGPPVGRD; this is encoded by the coding sequence GTGAGCGCCATCCCGGAGACCGGACGCACCCCACGGGTCCAGATCCGGCTTGTCGTCCTCCAGGTACTGATCTTCTCCCTCTTCCTCACCCTCGGCGGACGCCTCTGGTACCTCCAGGTCCGCAACGGCGACGACTACTCCGACCAGGCCAAGAACAACGGCGTCCAGCGGGTGGTGCAGCCCGCCGTGCGCGGCTCCATCCTCGACGCCCGGGGCGTGGCCCTCGCCGACAACGAGACCCGGCTCGTCGTCTCCGCCTCCCGCACCCGGCTGATGAAGATGGGCGACGGCGGCCGGGTGGTGCTCGGGCGGCTCGCCGACGTCCTCGGGATGAAGGCCCAGGAGGTACGGGACAAGGTCCGGCTCTGCGACGCCAAGACCCCCAAGCCCTGCTGGAACGGCTCCCCGTACCAGCCGATCCCCGTCACCGACGACGCCACCACCCAGCAGGCCCTCCAGATCCGCGAGCGGGCCGAGGACTTCCCCGGCATCACCGCCGAACCGGCGGCCGTCCGCCGCTACACCGCCCCCGGCAAGGCCAGGACCGCGCAGGTGCTCGGCTATCTCTCCCCCGTCACCGATCTGGAGATCGAGGAGGCGAAGGAGACCGAGTCGCCCTTCCTCCGCTCCGACCAGGTCGGCCGCTCCGGTCTGGAGCGCACCTACGACAAGGCGCTCCGCGGCAAGGCCGGGATCACCCGTTACGAGGTGGACAACCTCGGCCGGGTCATCGGCGAGGCCGAGCACGACCAGGCGGTGGCCGGGGCCCATCTCGTCACCTCCATCGACGCCCGGGTGCAGGCCGTCGCCGAGTACGAGCTGGACGCGGCGATGAAGGCGGCCCGCAAGGAGATCGACAAGAACGTCACCGGGGTGAACTACAAGGCCGACGCGGGGGCCGTCGTGGTGCTGGAGAGCCGTACCGGCCGGGTGGTCGCGATGGCCTCGCTGCCCACGTACGACCCCAATGTCTGGGTCGGCGGCATCTCCGGCGGGGACTACCAGCGGCTCACCGACAAGAAGTCCAACTACCCGCTGATCAACCGGGCCATCCAGAGCGGCGCGGCGCCCGGCTCGATCTTCAAGGTGGTCTCGTCGACGGCCGCCGTCAACGCGGGCTACCCCTTCGACGGCAACTACCCCTGCCCCTCCTCCCTCTCCTTCGGCGGCCGGGAGTTCAAGAACTTCGAGTCCCGCGGCTACGGCAGCATCAGCCTCGGCCGGGCCCTTGAGGTCTCCTGCGACACCGTCTACTACGGGCTCGCCCACCGGGAGTGGCTGAAGGACGGCGGCATCAAGCCGAAGAAGAACCCGGGGGACTGGTTCTACCGGACCGCCCACCAGTTCGGCCTGGGCGAGCGGACCGGCATCGACCTCCCCAACGAGATCCGCGGCCGGGTCCCCGACCGCCAGTGGAAGCAGAGCTACTGGGAGCAGATGAAGGAGAGCTGGTGCCGGGAGGGGAAGAAGGGCGGCGACTACGTGGAGCAGATCGCGTACGAGAACTGCCTCGAAGGCAACCGTATGCGCGCCGGTGACGCCGTCAACTACTCCATCGGGCAGGGCGACATCCTCGTCACCCCGGTGCAGATGGCCACCATCTACGCCGCGATCTCCAACGGCGGCACCCTCCACGACCCCACCGTGGGCAAGGCCGTCGTCAGCGCCGACGGCAGGACGGTCGAGGAGATCAAGCCCCGGCCGCACGGCAGGCTCCCCATGGACCCCGCCACCGCCAAGAAGATCGACAAGGCGCTCGCCGGGGTCGCCACCGTCGGCTCCGCGGCCTGGCGCTTCGGCGGCTGGCCGCACGACCGCATCCCCATGCACGCCAAGACCGGCACCGCCGAGGTCTACGGCAAGCAGACGACGTCCTGGTTCGCCACCTACACCCGGGACTACACGATCGTGATGACGATCTCCCAGGGCGGCACCGGATCGGGCGCCTCCGGACCGGCCGTGCGCAAGATCTACGAGGCCCTCTACGGGCTGGACGAGAAGGGGAACCAGGACCTCGGCCGGGCGCTGCTGCCCGTGCCGCAGAAGACCCTGCCGAAGATCCAGCCCGACGGCTCGATCGACGCGCCCGAGGTCCGCCCCTACCAGCCGCCCAAACCCCCGGCGGAGGGCGAGGACGGACAGCCCGCGGGCACCACCCGGCCGGGCACCACCCGGCCCGGCGCGAGTCCGCCCGTCGTGAGCCCGCCCGCGGTGAGACCGCCCGCCACCGCACCGCCCCGCACCACCCCGCCGGACACCCGACGGCAGCCGGGGACCACCCAGAGGAATCAGCTCGCGGGCCCGCCCGTGGGGAGGGACTGA
- the rodA gene encoding rod shape-determining protein RodA, which yields MAGHTSGFSVSGYGPRRGGVWQRLSARDSVVRRLDWPLLLCALALSGIGALLVWSATRNRTELNQGDPYYFLLRHLLNTGIGITLMIATIWLGHRTLRGAVPVLYGISIVLILLVLTPLGATINGAHAWIVVGGGFSLQPSEFVKITIILGMAMLLAARVDAGDQEHPDHRTVAKALGLAVLPMLIVMRMPDLGSVMVMVVIVLGVLMASGAPNRWILGLIGGGVAGAVLVAALGLLDQYQINRFAAFANPSLDPTGAGYNTNQARIAIGSGGLLGTGLFKGSQTTGQFVPEQQTDFVFTVAGEELGFVGGALILVLLGVVLWRACGIARDTTELYGTIVATGIVAWFAFQSFENIGMTLGIMPVAGLPLPFVSYGGSSMFAVWVAIGLLQSIRVQRPISA from the coding sequence ATGGCCGGACACACCAGCGGCTTCTCCGTCTCCGGATACGGGCCGCGGCGCGGCGGCGTCTGGCAGCGGCTCTCCGCCCGCGACTCCGTCGTACGCCGACTCGACTGGCCCCTGCTGCTCTGCGCGCTCGCCCTCTCCGGCATCGGCGCCCTGCTCGTCTGGTCGGCGACCCGCAACCGCACCGAGCTGAACCAGGGCGACCCCTACTACTTCCTGCTGCGCCATCTGCTCAACACCGGCATCGGCATCACCCTGATGATCGCCACCATCTGGCTCGGCCACCGCACCCTGCGCGGCGCCGTCCCGGTGCTCTACGGCATCTCGATCGTGCTGATCCTGCTGGTGCTCACCCCGCTCGGCGCGACCATCAACGGGGCGCACGCCTGGATCGTGGTCGGCGGCGGCTTCTCCCTCCAGCCCTCCGAGTTCGTCAAGATCACCATCATTCTCGGGATGGCGATGCTGCTCGCCGCCCGCGTCGACGCGGGCGACCAGGAGCATCCCGACCACCGCACGGTCGCCAAGGCCCTCGGCCTGGCCGTGCTGCCGATGCTCATCGTCATGCGGATGCCGGACCTCGGCTCGGTGATGGTCATGGTCGTCATCGTGCTCGGCGTGCTGATGGCCTCCGGCGCGCCCAACCGCTGGATTCTCGGACTGATCGGCGGCGGGGTCGCCGGAGCGGTGCTGGTCGCCGCGCTGGGACTGCTGGACCAGTACCAGATCAACCGGTTCGCGGCCTTCGCCAACCCCTCGCTCGACCCCACGGGCGCCGGGTACAACACCAACCAGGCCCGGATCGCCATCGGCTCCGGCGGACTGCTGGGCACCGGCCTCTTCAAGGGCTCCCAGACCACCGGACAGTTCGTCCCCGAGCAGCAGACCGACTTCGTCTTCACCGTCGCGGGCGAGGAGCTGGGCTTCGTCGGCGGGGCGCTCATCCTCGTCCTCCTCGGCGTCGTCCTCTGGCGCGCCTGCGGGATCGCCCGGGACACCACCGAGCTGTACGGCACGATCGTGGCCACCGGGATCGTCGCCTGGTTCGCGTTCCAGTCGTTCGAGAACATCGGGATGACGCTCGGGATCATGCCGGTCGCTGGGCTGCCGCTGCCCTTCGTCTCCTACGGCGGGTCCTCGATGTTCGCGGTCTGGGTGGCGATCGGACTGCTCCAGTCCATCCGGGTGCAACGGCCGATATCGGCATAG
- a CDS encoding CYTH and CHAD domain-containing protein — protein MAETKREIERKYEATPDAELPDLTRVPAVAAAEDRGTAELDAVYYDTPDLRLAAASLTLRRRTGGDDAGWHLKLPVAPGVRDEIHAPLSGTVPRVLAGLVRARTRGAPLTPVIRLRSTRRLTLLTGAGGTPLAELSRDAVRAERLPRANGSDTPQAPADGTPAEGRAAWDEIEVELAEGADPRLLDRIAKKLRKAGLRPADLPSKLARALAETGVPVPAPREHAPPHTAGDYVLAYLREQVDALLAHDPGVRRDLPDAVHQTRVATRRLRSAFRTYRRILDRTVTDPVGEELKWLAAELGHARDQEVLTERLRGRIVELPRTLLLGPVRGRLRIWSGSHGSGARRKALVTLDSKRYLALLDSLDALLADPPLLKAAGGAPEREIPRALLKDWDRLAERVGHALALEPGPERDLALHDARKAAKRARYAGEAAGPALGRPAKRFARRMKAVQTVLGDHQDSVVARDALRSIAVQAHQAGESAFTWGLLHGQEQRSASDRERELPGVWEQASADEIRALLDG, from the coding sequence ATGGCGGAGACGAAGCGCGAGATCGAGCGGAAATACGAAGCCACCCCCGACGCCGAGCTGCCGGACCTGACCCGGGTGCCCGCAGTCGCCGCGGCCGAGGACCGCGGCACGGCCGAACTGGACGCCGTCTACTACGACACCCCGGATCTGCGGCTCGCCGCCGCCTCCCTCACCCTCCGGCGGCGAACGGGCGGCGACGACGCGGGCTGGCATCTCAAACTGCCCGTCGCCCCCGGGGTACGGGACGAGATCCACGCCCCGCTCTCCGGCACCGTCCCCCGGGTCCTCGCGGGCCTGGTCCGCGCCCGCACCCGGGGCGCCCCGCTCACCCCCGTGATCCGGCTCCGCTCCACCCGCCGGCTCACCCTCCTGACCGGCGCCGGAGGGACCCCGCTCGCGGAGCTGAGCCGGGACGCCGTCCGCGCCGAACGGCTCCCGCGGGCCAACGGCTCCGACACCCCGCAGGCCCCCGCCGACGGCACCCCGGCGGAGGGCCGCGCCGCCTGGGACGAGATCGAGGTCGAACTCGCCGAGGGCGCCGACCCCCGGCTCCTCGACCGGATCGCGAAGAAGCTCCGCAAGGCCGGGCTGCGCCCCGCCGACCTCCCCTCCAAACTGGCCCGCGCCCTGGCCGAGACCGGGGTGCCCGTCCCCGCGCCCCGCGAACACGCCCCGCCGCACACCGCGGGCGACTACGTCCTCGCCTATCTGCGGGAACAGGTCGACGCCCTGCTCGCCCACGACCCCGGGGTCCGCCGCGACCTCCCCGACGCCGTCCACCAGACCCGTGTCGCCACCCGCCGCCTGCGCAGTGCCTTCCGCACCTACCGCCGCATCCTCGACCGCACCGTCACCGACCCCGTCGGCGAGGAGCTGAAGTGGCTCGCCGCCGAGCTGGGCCACGCCCGCGACCAGGAGGTGCTGACCGAGCGGCTGCGCGGCCGGATCGTCGAACTGCCCCGCACCCTGCTGCTCGGCCCCGTCCGCGGCCGGCTGCGCATCTGGTCCGGCTCCCACGGCTCGGGCGCCCGCCGCAAGGCCCTCGTCACCCTCGACAGCAAGCGCTATCTGGCCCTGCTGGACTCCCTGGACGCGCTGCTCGCCGATCCGCCGCTGCTGAAGGCCGCCGGGGGCGCCCCGGAGCGGGAGATCCCCCGGGCGCTGCTGAAGGACTGGGACCGGCTCGCGGAACGCGTCGGCCACGCCCTGGCACTGGAGCCGGGCCCCGAGCGCGACCTCGCGCTGCACGACGCCCGCAAGGCCGCCAAGCGCGCCCGCTACGCCGGAGAGGCCGCAGGCCCCGCGCTCGGACGGCCCGCGAAACGGTTCGCCAGACGGATGAAGGCCGTACAGACCGTGCTCGGCGACCACCAGGACAGCGTCGTCGCCCGGGACGCGCTGCGGAGCATCGCCGTCCAGGCGCACCAGGCGGGCGAGTCCGCGTTCACCTGGGGGCTGCTCCACGGCCAGGAGCAGCGCTCGGCGTCCGACCGCGAGCGGGAGCTGCCCGGGGTCTGGGAGCAGGCGTCGGCGGACGAGATCCGGGCTCTGCTCGACGGCTGA
- a CDS encoding TIGR03960 family B12-binding radical SAM protein yields the protein MSAAESAVGTAAASVFPQLEALLPYVQKPIQYVGGELNSTVKPWAECDVRWALMYPDAYEVGLPNQGVMILYEVLNEQEGVLAERTYSVWPDLEELMREHGVPQFTVDSHRPVGAFDLFGLSFSTELGYTNMLTALDLAGIPLEARNRTVDHPIVVAGGHAAFNPEPIAEFIDCAVIGDGEQAVLDMTRIVREWKAAGRPGGREEVLFRLARTGNIYVPGFYDVEYLPDGRIGRVVPNRSGVPWRVSKHTVMDLDEWPYPKQPLVPLAETVHERMSVEIFRGCTRGCRFCQAGMITRPVRERSITGIGEMVEKGLKATGFEEVGLLSLSSADHSEIGEIAKGLADRYTEDKIGLSLPSTRVDAFNVDLANELTRNGRRSGLTFAPEGGSERMRKVINKMVSEEDLIRTVATAYGNGWRQVKLYFMCGLPTETDEDVLQIGDMAVNVIAKGREVSGSQDIRCTVSIGGFVPKPHTPFQWAPQLSAEDTDARLAKLRDKIRGDKKYGRSIGFRYHDGKPGIVEGLLSRGDRRIGAVIRAVYEDGGRFDGWREHFSYDRWMNCADKTLPGFGVDVDWYTTRERTYEEVLPWDHLDSGLDKDWLWEDWQDALDETEVEDCRWTPCFDCGVCPQMGTEIQIGPTGKKLLPLSVVNK from the coding sequence ATGTCTGCTGCTGAGTCTGCTGTCGGTACTGCCGCTGCTTCGGTGTTTCCTCAGCTCGAAGCGCTGCTCCCGTATGTGCAGAAGCCCATTCAGTATGTCGGCGGTGAGCTGAACTCCACCGTCAAGCCCTGGGCGGAGTGCGATGTGCGGTGGGCGCTGATGTACCCGGACGCCTACGAGGTCGGTCTGCCCAACCAGGGCGTCATGATCCTCTACGAGGTGCTCAACGAGCAGGAGGGCGTCCTCGCCGAGCGCACCTACAGCGTCTGGCCGGACCTCGAAGAGCTGATGCGCGAGCACGGCGTCCCGCAGTTCACCGTGGACTCGCACCGGCCCGTCGGCGCGTTCGACCTCTTCGGCCTCAGCTTCTCCACCGAGCTGGGCTACACCAACATGCTCACCGCGCTGGACCTCGCGGGCATCCCGCTGGAGGCCCGGAACCGCACGGTGGACCACCCGATCGTGGTCGCGGGCGGCCACGCGGCCTTCAACCCGGAGCCGATCGCGGAGTTCATCGACTGCGCCGTCATCGGCGACGGCGAGCAGGCCGTCCTCGACATGACCCGGATCGTCCGGGAGTGGAAGGCCGCGGGCCGCCCCGGCGGACGCGAGGAGGTGCTGTTCCGGCTCGCGCGGACCGGCAACATCTACGTTCCCGGCTTCTACGACGTGGAGTATCTGCCGGACGGCCGGATCGGCCGCGTCGTGCCCAACCGTTCCGGTGTGCCGTGGCGGGTCTCCAAGCACACCGTCATGGACCTGGACGAGTGGCCCTACCCCAAGCAGCCGCTGGTCCCCCTCGCGGAGACCGTCCACGAGCGGATGTCCGTCGAGATCTTCCGCGGCTGCACCCGCGGCTGCCGTTTCTGCCAGGCCGGCATGATCACGCGTCCCGTGCGGGAGCGAAGCATCACCGGCATCGGCGAGATGGTGGAGAAGGGACTCAAGGCCACCGGCTTCGAGGAGGTCGGCCTGCTCTCGCTGTCCAGCGCCGACCACTCCGAGATCGGCGAGATCGCCAAGGGTCTCGCGGACCGGTACACCGAGGACAAGATCGGCCTCTCGCTGCCCTCCACCCGTGTGGACGCCTTCAACGTCGACCTCGCCAACGAGCTGACGCGCAACGGCCGCCGCTCCGGACTGACCTTCGCCCCCGAGGGCGGCTCCGAGCGGATGCGCAAGGTCATCAACAAGATGGTGTCGGAGGAGGACCTGATCCGCACCGTCGCCACCGCGTACGGCAACGGCTGGCGGCAGGTGAAGCTGTACTTCATGTGCGGTCTGCCGACCGAGACCGACGAGGATGTGCTCCAGATCGGCGACATGGCGGTCAACGTGATCGCCAAGGGCCGTGAGGTCTCCGGCTCCCAGGACATCCGCTGCACCGTCTCCATCGGCGGTTTCGTCCCCAAGCCGCACACCCCCTTCCAGTGGGCGCCGCAGCTCAGCGCCGAGGACACCGACGCCCGCTTGGCCAAGCTCCGGGACAAGATCCGCGGCGACAAGAAGTACGGCCGCTCCATCGGCTTCCGCTACCACGACGGCAAGCCGGGCATCGTCGAGGGCCTGCTCTCCCGGGGCGACCGCCGGATCGGCGCGGTCATCCGCGCCGTGTACGAGGACGGCGGGCGCTTCGACGGCTGGCGCGAGCACTTCTCGTACGACCGCTGGATGAACTGCGCGGACAAGACGCTCCCCGGCTTCGGGGTGGACGTCGACTGGTACACCACCCGGGAGCGCACCTACGAGGAGGTGCTCCCCTGGGACCACCTCGACTCCGGTCTGGACAAGGACTGGCTCTGGGAGGACTGGCAGGACGCCCTCGACGAGACCGAGGTCGAGGATTGCCGCTGGACGCCGTGCTTCGACTGCGGTGTCTGCCCCCAGATGGGCACCGAGATCCAGATCGGCCCGACGGGCAAGAAGCTGCTGCCGCTGTCGGTCGTCAACAAGTAG